The proteins below come from a single Chryseobacterium sp. MA9 genomic window:
- the pheA gene encoding prephenate dehydratase, translating to MKIAFLGPHASFTQLAAAQLFPDEELLPQASILDCFKAVENGEAVKAVVPLENSIEGTVSMTLDYLYKTPSIKIEAEAVMPIAHHLMIHPENSIENIERIYSHPQALAQSFHFLDTHYKEIPKQDFSSTAAAAKFVSENPDATIAAVANQFAANLYGLKIINRNIQDFEQNHTRFIIISKQRNKYQNDKLETLGEKAGMLITLPEDHPGGLHQVLSVFAWRKMNLSKIESRTLKTGLGNYFFFINVEGPWEEVLHGNALKELESINANVDFLGNYKEFLLES from the coding sequence ATGAAGATTGCATTTTTGGGACCTCATGCCAGTTTCACCCAGCTTGCCGCAGCACAGCTGTTTCCTGATGAAGAGTTATTACCACAAGCCAGTATTCTGGATTGTTTTAAGGCTGTTGAAAACGGAGAAGCAGTAAAAGCTGTTGTACCGCTGGAAAACTCTATTGAGGGAACAGTTTCTATGACGCTGGACTATTTATATAAAACCCCGTCTATTAAAATTGAAGCAGAAGCGGTAATGCCTATTGCGCATCACCTGATGATTCACCCGGAAAATTCTATTGAGAATATTGAAAGAATATATTCGCATCCGCAGGCACTGGCACAGAGCTTCCATTTTCTGGATACACATTATAAGGAGATTCCGAAGCAGGATTTTTCTTCTACAGCTGCCGCTGCGAAATTTGTTTCAGAAAATCCGGATGCTACTATTGCTGCAGTAGCCAATCAGTTTGCTGCTAATCTATATGGATTAAAGATCATCAACCGTAATATTCAGGATTTTGAACAAAACCATACCCGGTTCATCATCATTTCTAAACAGCGGAACAAGTACCAAAATGATAAATTGGAAACTTTAGGAGAAAAAGCAGGAATGCTGATAACTCTTCCGGAAGATCATCCAGGCGGGCTACATCAGGTTTTATCGGTTTTTGCATGGCGAAAGATGAACCTCAGCAAAATTGAATCCAGAACATTAAAGACAGGACTGGGCAACTATTTCTTCTTTATCAATGTGGAAGGACCTTGGGAAGAAGTATTACATGGTAATGCTCTC